In Lolium rigidum isolate FL_2022 chromosome 7, APGP_CSIRO_Lrig_0.1, whole genome shotgun sequence, the DNA window CCATAATCTATACATGACAAACGTCACTGCAATACACAAAATCCCAACCTAAATTGTCAAAATTCTGCGTTTGGTTTGACTAGCTAAATTGAACCCACAAGGACATTGCAAGCACCCAAATTTTCAAACTATAATTAATTTTCTCTATGTGATCGGACGAAAGTACACATACTAGTTATCTGTACCAAATAAGGCCATCACAACGCACATTTTCTTCGACTGAACATGTGAGTGACTTCCTGTATCTGCTCTGACGAAACTACAACAAGAATCGTTATCTTCCACACCAACACACCATGCCCTAACTTAATAATCTTTCTTTGTCTTCTGGCTTAACCATAGCAAGACGATTCAATACGAATTCAGAGCCAACGTTACTGGCTGCATTATGGATTTATGGAGTAATCAGCTCATTTGGCATAGTTCATAGATTGTGGATTCGCTTTTCCAATTGACTGTAAAGTCAGTTTACCCATCAGCTTTCGGACACAGCTTGTATGATGCCCAACACCGATTGCTTCGGCTCCACCGACCCAACATGGCTGCACTCACCTTCTTCCCTTCCGACTGTACCACTTAATACAGTCTCTGAAGATGTAGGAGACACTACCGGCCTGTCAAAGGTTTGAGAAGATTACAGCTCATAGCGCCCTGAGTCCCTGACCGAAAACAAGTATGCACACACGAACCTGAATCCCTGATCACTGAATCCAGGGTAAAGTCTACTTTTTGTCTGAGGTCGCCGGCGAACTTGTGCTCTGCTCCCTGTCCCCGCCGCCACTGCAGCTCCCGCCGTCTGCTCCCCGATCGCCGGAGTACAAAGCTTCTTCAGGAATCAGGAGTCCATGTTCCTCCAGATCCATGTTGCAGCCTCGGGCAAAATAAATATTTCTCCTGTCAGATCCGGAAGCTACGCATCACTGGTCATACCAAACACGAAACCTTGGACCATGGTCTAGGTAGTCGCCAACAACATGTTCCATAGGTGGGTTGAAAATGAAAGGGAAACTTTTCTTCTATTtccgaagaaaaaggaaatagaggGCCAAATACGGAAAAGGAAGCGGTATTTGGAGGAAAAGAAACGAAAACGGCAAAATCATAAACGGAAATGGAAAAGAAAACGAGGGGGGCCCTTTCCGACGGAAATGAAAACGGCGGAGAAAATTTCGGAAAAATAAATACGAAAAGTTTCCGGAACTATAACCTAGAGAGGCCCGTGTATTTAGTAGGCCTACATTTACACATGAAACTAGGCTTGGCCACGTATCAAGTCCACTAATTACTCTAACCCTAATCACTTTGTATAATTACATGTGGATGTATCCGTTAAACTATGTGTGTTACTTTATGCTGAATTGCCGCTTGTCGAAGTTAAGTGATACATCTTGtcttattattttttatttatgtGTGTCAGTCTACAAATCCAGGTATTATTTCGCATTGTGTTGTGGCAAATATCCATTTTCGTAACGTATCCGCTACGTATCCGTTCTATATTCATATCCAATGATTTCCGTTTTCATATTCGTTTTTGGGGTTTCCGATTCCATTTTCGATTCAGACAAGATAGAGGGAAACAAAAACGATAAAACGTGTTTCCGTCCGTTTCCGTTTCGTTTTCAACCCTATCCATAGGTCCATATCATCACGGTTAAGCCACCGTCTCCAAACCACAGATTATGTCCGTCGCGCACACGTTACTTCTGTGGGCCCTGCGCGCGATCGTATGCGACAACGACGCTGTATTCTCCAATTACTGACGCGCGTAGCTCAATCAATGTTGTCGGAATTGTCAATCTCGGAGCAGGAATCAATGGTCTAGATAAGAGGTTCATCTGGACCTGGGAGCCAAAACTCCACTCCCTGCCTTTAGATAATTCATTCATATGATTAAAGGAACTCGCCTCGATCTATgctgaacaaaaaaaaaaagtgcgGTTTTTTTTTTTCCGAAGCATTGTCTAACTCTCACTGAGATGTACAAAACAAATTGCAAAACATTGTACCAACAAGCGTTTGGTcgataattcaaaataaaaaaaaacaagcaTTTGGTCGAACGAACAAGCGTTTCCTCCTGCTGGCGAGAGTTCATCATGGACGAACTAGCGAGAGGTCACGGATGAACTAAGGGTAGAAATTAGAGAAGACGTGTCTGCTGTCaatatttggctaggagtcatatgGTAGCTTATTAATAAGGATAGACCACGTACAGTTAATGCTAAAATTTGCTCCCCTAATAAACCTTCCGGCTTTGATTGTACGCAGAAGGAAAGAATAATCCCATGCACAACATATAAGGAAGCAAATTAGCCTATTTACTTTTAATTTATATCACAAATATTTAAATAATTATATTATTTCGAGCTACCGAGCTAAAAATGAGTGAGCTAGTGCTTGCTCAAGATCAACTCGTTTTCTAGTCGAGCTATAGCATACGCTCATACTCAGCTCATTTCTTATCGAGTCCAGGGGCGAAGCTAGAGCCAGAATTTATTGGGTTCACATCTCTTAGTGTTGCTCTATAATCTTTCACTATTAACAATACCACATACTATTCCCTCAAAAAAAACAATACCACATACTAATATAGTGAAGGATTAACTGATATTATTGGGTTCAGCTGAACCTAATAGTTGCATGCCAGCTCCGCCACTGATCGAGTCGATCTTGAGTCGAGCTAAAAAGCGAGTTAATCTTGAGCCGCTCACGAGTCTCGAGCTTTTTTTGCAGCCCTAGTTTCAATCCGtcctcttggattatgatttgtagGGTAGTTACAAGTAGAAGCCAAATCGTGGACCGCCCTTTCTCTCTAATTCCGCATCTTGTGCATCGACATAGACTATGTTAGTATGTTATTATAACTTTGTTTCACTGCAGTTTGTATCTATCTATCTGGCCCGTTCAGTGAGATCAGCCTTCTCGGGCACACAATGTATCCTTGGTTTATTAAAATTGAGTTAATTGCAGAACATCATCGTTCCGCACCAGATCTGTTTCATGCTTTGCTAACCTCCATGCATCCGCAAATAACCCCAACTACCATCTACACTGTTTTATGGCGTTTTTGGAAAACTCGGAATGGCACTTTGTTTTGCAGAAAAGTGTGCAAGCCATCACAAGTTTCTGCTGCAGCAAATGCAATTATTGCAAGAGTGGATATGGAGATTAAGGAAATgtcaatggagcaggaaaacGGCTTGCCACAAGAAAAGCAACATCGATTTCAGGACTCGTCTCAAAACCAGGAAGCTACCAACGCTAAAGTGGCAACCATCTTTTCTGATGCAGCCCGAAGTGATCAAGTAGGAGCTGAGAGGAACCTGCGGAACTTGGAGTAACCATCAACATACAGGGCAATCAACACCTAAAGCAAATTCATGTAGATGCACTCTCGCCTCCAGCATCTTCACCTCTCCAAGCAGAGAGTATGAGGGTGATGTTGCTGCTACCGCCGTCATCTGGCGCCGGAGCGCACCGGTTAAACGGCAGGCACGCCGGGCACGCCGGGCAGTGAGCCGACACGGAGACCGCCGGATCACTGACCGTCTGACCGGATGCTGTTGCTGCTGCCGCTGATAGTTGACGCACGGGGGTTTCGGCAGGCACGGGTGATAGGGGACGCAAGGAGAGGGAGGGCACTTGAGGGTGGCCAGGGTTGCAGCTGCACAGAATATATGGTTCAGGGACAAAGCAAACATGAACGAGGAGCGAAACGGAGGAGGTAGGACGAAGTAACTAACCTTCATCGGAGGGAAAAGGGAGGTAGGGCCGGTCCATAGATTTCTGAGGCCCTTGGGCGAAACAATATCAAAAGGCCGTAGTGAAGTTTTCTTAGGCAGGGGgcaccccccccacacacacacacacacacacatactccAGAAttgtttttaaatatatttatttgAGCTCACTTTTCGTATATTATTTAAAGTTTAAGTATAATTGGTGTTGTGGCCCCTTAACAATCTCCATTACGCACAAAAAACTTAAAAAATATTAGTATTGGGCAAAAGAAATATTAGTGTAATGCAATAgcaaactaaataatatttacatttgaaagatcTATGGTCCTCGAAATCTTTAAGAAGACGTTAGAACATATTTATTTCTATTGATCTAGCGAACTATGCAATGATTCTTATTTCTACCGATAGTTACTCGTGTACGCGTGTATATACATATATATCCTTAAAATTAATCATAAAAAATTTATGAGGGTCGGTGTTGTTGTGGATATTTGGGAAGGCTAGAGAGAAATTGTATCCTCGGGAAAAaatatttaattatttttttgttaaaaaagTTGGAGTAGAGGCACGGTAAGCTGCAGCTTGGACCTTGTATATTTTATAGAATTATTCTAAAAGGTACATTCTAAAGCGTAAATATTAAAATAAATATTTGGTAAGAGCCACGGTAAACTGAGTTTATTttcatcagtttggacttttggttcaattggctagtgcaacaatctttcatggtatcagagctaagaGGTAAGTTCAAGACCCTGCTCCTGCAGTATTAAAAAAAGATTCTACGGTATGCACCAAACCaacgctaaggactaaaatagcctgGACTTGAGGGGGGAACTGTTAAATATAAATGCACTGTCTAGTCTATTTCCATCAGTTTAGACTTTCGGTTCAATTAGCTAGTGCTGTAATCTTTCAAATTATTTTAAACTTTACTTACAAATATATCAAGCATGTAAAAAATCTTGGGCTAGAACCCTCCGTCCTGAAGGCCTGGGGCGAGCGCCCCTTTGCCCCTACCTATGGGCTGGGTGAGACATATGGTCTTCTCCTGGCAACAAAGCTGGCAAGTATTTTCCAGGTCTAAGACCCTAACTACTATACACAAATAGTCCTACTACACAAATAGTCTGGTGTTAGCTTCAGCGACAAGGGCGTTGTCAGTTTATGCTATTCCTGGGCATTGGAGAACAAGCCTCTACTTGCAGAAATTCAAGCTTCTCCTTCATTGGATCCGATGTTGGGGGTGGTAGAAAAGAGAGCTGCACGAACCTAATTAATTGTTTAGGGGCTACGGATACTTGACTCCCAGCAAGCCAACACTTGCAAGCCTAgcacaaaccaaaaaaccctaccACACTCTGCTTTTTTAAACTTCTATCTCACTCTGCTTTTGCAGCAACGATGACCATATACAGAGTAGTTAAGATGGGAGAAAATAGCTTGCAAAAAACTGATATCTGCATTTGCACAGGTATTATTTGAGAACATACGGGTGAATCACAACAACAAACAGTTCACTTTCTTTTGTAAACAGCACTGATAAATTTCATTTGCCATATTAATCAACACGATCTAAAGTTACTACCCAAAAAGTTTACAAAAACTTCTACAGTTCCCTCATAACATGCTCAGtcccaaaaaaaaaagtgaaggcAGATGTCACGATTGCACTTTCTCAACTTCAAAATGACACTACGGCAGCTAATGTCAGTCTTGCCAAAACAAAAGTTCGCTTCTGGGCATTCTCCTGATGCAAGTATCAACCCATCTCTTTAAACATTCTCACTTGTCCGGCCACTTCTCTCCCAGGACGAATCCTCAGGATCTGTTCTTTGGAGGTTTGACCTTGTATATGCGCACTATCCAGTTTGATGTCGTGTATGCTTCTTCCAAGTACTCAAGCTTAATGTCTTTGTTCCCTATCTCCACTCCTCGCACCCGATCATATCTGCGTTGAGAATAGCAAAGCACAAACGTGCAAAGTTATATTGGTTACATGTTAACATGCATCTATAGTCATAAGGATGTTGTCTACAGGTTTTAAGGGAAAAAACGGTCTGTCTTAAGGTCttatggaaaaagacagtcagcagGAGATAGGATCATGCATGCTGAAGTGAGCACATATGCTGCTTATCTACCACCAATAACTTAAAGAACAATAAACTGTAAACTATAACAGCCCTCCCTCCCAAATTAatcgactcaactttgtctagatacgttTTAGACCAGATACATGCGTATCAATTAGTTTGGGTCAGAGGGAATATAAAAAGACATCGAGACATCTGCATTTGGGACTGATTAATCTTGAACTCGGCACACAAAATAACAATAAAAAGGGTGAAGTTGTACAATACCCTGGAGGTTTTCCATATTCCGTGGTCAGCTCTCCAAATCGATAATAACAGAGCTTATACCTGCCCAAAAAAAAGGAGATGAAGCACATTAAAACAGATATGGTTACCTATGGCTGATAGAAGGATAACAGCAGCACATGTCTAGAAAGTAGAAAAGACAAATGTCCTGAAAAATCTCACACATTTAACAGTATAAAAAAGGCATCAAAATCCAAAATAACTAATATTCCTAAAAGCCATCTTTAATGAGAATCTATGTGTCATGGAATGGAACAACCTAGGTGAAGTACCAGGCCCATTGAATGGCCTACCACAACTATCATGATCTAAGCTACTGAGAGTATACTCGTGTGAGGGAGGTTGCACCATGGTGCGGTGGTAGGCAAGGTAGGGTTTGGTGGAGGTACAGCCTCAGTTCTGTTTTCCTATTAATTGTTTATTATGCCCTATGGGATTACATCAATTCCCTCTACATAGGCTTCTTAGATTGATGTGTCAGATCAAAGCTTATTTAACTCCTTATGTTTTCTAATCTCTAATCAAACTCTATCTCCAGAATAGTGACTTAATCAATAAAGAAACAAAGAGACTAGGGTAAGCCTTGGCTGCTACTGGCCTTAAGTCTTGCACAGCATGCATACTGCACAAGCAAAAATCTCAGCAGATTCGCTACAGAACAAACACAATTTATTTCTGTTCAGGTTTCAAATGGTATCAGGGCCCATCACAATTTTGGTCGATACTACCACGATTTTCCCCACTCCGGTAATTTAATTCCCACATACGAATAAATGGAAGGAAACAGTATCACAGCACAGACAACAAAATACTTCACTTGTGAACAAGTACTTACATTAGGCAATTCAACATTTTTGGTGATGCCCCCTTGTCAACACGATATTCCCCATTAACAAGGTAATCAGGCTCTTTGATTACAGGAAATACTCCTCCACCGATACGCACCATCCATAAGAACCTGGAAATGAACAGGTAAGTAAGAGACTCTGTTTTGCCGTTCAGTAGAAAATTGTCTCGCTGCCGCATCCAATCAGAGGAATAAAGAGATTACATAATATGCACTCATGATTAAGTTGATTAACTTACTTATTAATGTCATCAGAGGAGTACCCAGTAACACCTCCAAATACAACAAGCACATAATTCACATCCAATGATTGCATTATCTCATATGCCTCATCTTCGTAAGATGACATTGCCCGTCCAACAGTAGCTATGTGTGTATTATTCCAAGTGTTATTATCAACAATAACAGTTCTGTTACCCATGGCTGTAATTTGGTATCCATAATCCCACCATGACATAATCTTGGCATCAGTAGGAGTATTCTGACGAAGCCAATAATATGCCTCACGGTAATCATCAAATATTACCCTTCCTCCATTATGACCCCTTGCAGACAGAACAATAGAAGGAGAAGAGTAGGCCTCAGATGTCACCCAAGTGCAGTGTATGGCATATCTACTGAGCAAGTAGAAAGCACCCAAAAGTAAGGCAATAGCTGCATTGTGTTGGAAAGGCAAGGGTTGATCAACTGCCCCCTGTTATAGAAGAACCCAAATTAGTCAGCTTCAGAATGAAGTAAAAAACTAAAATGTTGAACAGTTGGCAGAAATAGCCTAAAACTCTCAAACTTCATGTGCGATTAAAGTTAAAAGTTGGAATTGGCATGTTGTTAACAAAAGCACATTTTTGTCAAAGAGGGTCAAGGTTCATATCATGAAATCTAGCATTCTTATCACTGTTGTATCAGTCAGTCCCTTCGCCTTCTTTGACACTGGTTGTGATTTGGCCCAAAAATTGTCAAATAAGTTTAAAACCATCTGTTTTACTCTTATGCTACACAACAAAATATAGTTTTCTAAATCTTTTCAGTAAAGGATGTAAAATATACGAGGAGAAACATTGATTGTACTACTTGATTGTCAGACTGAAATACATTTTCTTCAGAAACCTTGATCAATGTTACTTATTTTGCCACTACATACAGAAAAAGGTAAATTATATAACAGCAAGTATACGTGACAATCAAGTACCTTTGCAGCTGCCTTTGAGCCTGTTACTTTTCCAGTAGTCTGTGGACTTTTGCTTTTAGTTCGGATCAATGTTGTCAAATTTTTAATTGTAGCAGACACAGCAATTGCACTGATAAGGCAAACAGCTGGTGCTGCAACAAGAATTAACCTAACCATCACGCCAGCAAAGTACATACTTGTGAGGCCATACATAACTATAAATATTGTGGCATCTGAGAGGCGCTTGAAGCAGAAATAGAGGCCCGCTGGGAACAGGAAAAGAAGGATGTGGAAATCGAACATAAAGGAAGACCATGCTGTTGGTTGATGCTCGGAAACAGATGCAATGATTGGTATGTGGTCTTTTGCGTAGGTCGGATCAAGCAGGGAGTAAAACCGTCCTGTCCAAGGGGATATGTAACCTGATGCAGTACCAATCCCAAGAGCAAGGGTGCCAACACTTATCACACATGTCAGGGTAATTCTGAGGAATGACTTGAATAGTTTGACATCATCCAGCATGTATTTCACCCAATCCAAGAAGAAGAAAACCTGCAGAAGAACAAAACGGTTTAGGTTAACTTTTCTTTTCAATGTTATACCTAAAGAAAGTAGACTAACATCAACAAAATAGATCTACACCAGTTATGTTTCAGAAAAACAAACGATTTACATTTTTCTTCAGATGAAGAGGAGGGGAGACCTTCAGGTGTTTCATTGACAAGATAAGCAGTAAACATCATAACACTTCCAAGTTCAGTTAGTTGAGTGTTAACACTACATATTTGAGAATCAAGAGTACTACCCGATACTTTTCATAGCCATATAGGAAATGGAGTGAAACATGGTAAATGAGCAGGTATACCCAAAACTACAATCTACCTAAAGATAAATACAATGGAAGTAGTATCTGTATCTCATAGTGTCGATACTCCCATATTTTGAATATATAAGtaatctccacttctcaatcaacTATGGCATCAATAACATAACCAGCCTAATTACATAGGATGTCATTCAATTTGCTTCAAGTCAAACTTCAATAGTCTACTAATTTAGCCATCTAGTTATTCCAATGCTTTCATATCTGCCAAGATCAGTTGGTATTCAAAAGAGATCTGTTCTCGAACTGTGAGATCACAGTGATGAAATGCATTTCCCAAGACAATGCAGTACAAACTTCCTAAGCAATTAAAAGGACCTTATCATCTGAACCATATCTTTCCAACTCAAGTGTTTTTGATGTTATGTCATACATGAAGAAATTCAACTAAGTAAATCAACATTGAGAAGGACAACCATACTACTAACAGTGCAGCATGAGATCTACACCTGCTAAGTTTCACACCCCCCATTACATTGAAAAGATGGGACAGGCATGGTAAAATGGGACAGGCATTTTTTTCCTTAAGACGAATGGAGGAGAGGCCTTCaggcatttcattgaaaagatacgCAGTGAACTCATAACACTTATGAGTTCAGTTGGTTGACTGTTATTGTCAACACTACATATCTAGGAATCAAGAGTATTACCGGTTGGTTTACACAGACAGATATGAACGGATGTTAACCATGGTTGAGCAGGTATAACTAGAAACACAATCCACCTAGAGATGAATAGAATGACAATAGTATCTTGTAATGCATGTACTCCCTTAATATGAATCTGAAAGTAATTTCCACTTTTCGATTCACTGAGGTCGAACGGATGCCATCCAAATATAAACTAATTAGCTAGGATGCCATTAAATCTGCTTCAAGTCAAGCTTAAATGTTCAATCTAGTCATTCCAATACTCTGCAGTGTTGCGGACATAAGTTGGCATTGCGGACATAAGTTGCCATTAAATCTTCTTCAAGTCAAGCTTTAATGTTCTAGTAATTTAGCAATCTAGAATACTCTGTAGATTTGCCAACATAAGTTGGCATATAACCgagatgtttttatttttattttctcgaACTGTCAAATCACAGTGACCAAATGCATTCTGCAAGCCAATGGTCCTACGAACTGCCTAGAATTAACAGAAGGGTCATTTCATCTGAACCATTCTTCTCAAGCCATCTACAATTAACAGGGCGATTTCACTAAACGATAACGTTTTTTGAGAGTGTACCTGCAAGAGGAAGAAGACTCCCATGGCTGCCATGTGCTCCCCTGACTGCACATGCTGGAAGCCGACGAATCGGATCTGCATCCCGAGCAGCATCCCGAGGACGTAGGTGCAGTTGTAGGCGACGTAGAGCCTCTGCGAGTACCTCCCGGTGACGAGCAGGACGAGCACGTAGAGCGGGAGGAGGTTGATGATGAAGACGTACCCGCCCCACGCGGACACCATGTAGAAGTACCCGAACGCGGCGGCGAGCGCCCAGGCGAGGGACCCCGTGTTGACGGCGCGCACGAAGAGGTAGAATGTGAGCAGCAGCGCGAAGATGGCGACGCCCTCGTTGTCGTAGGAGCCGGCGACGGAGCGGGAGATGTAGCCGGGGCAGACGGCGATGAGCGCGGCGGCGACGAGCCCCGCCCCGGAGTCCCAGATCTCGCGCCCGAAGGCGTAGGCGACGAGCGTGGTGTTGGCGGCGAAGAAGGGCGCGGTGAGGACGCAGACCTCGCGGATGTGCACGGCGAGGGAGAGCgcgcggaggaggcggtggaggagcgcGGCCGTGACCATGAGGCCCGGGAAGAGCGTGCCGCCCACGACCCGGCCGAGCGGGTACCAGCTCTCGGAGTCGAACCAGTTCCAGAACTCGGCGTAGCCGTGCTCGGTGAGGTAGAGCGTGGTGCGGtagttgaagtaggggtcgaactcgtggatcatggactcGTAGCGGAGCACGGAGAAGAGGCGCACGGCGAAGGCGAGCACGTAGATGAGCGCGAGCGCGGAGACGCGGAGGAGGAGCTCCTGCTGCTTCGTCTTGAGCCGCAGCgaccgcagcagcggcgccgGGAGGGCGTCCAGCATcgcggatgcggcggcggcggccatggcggcggcggggcgggagATCTGGCCGGACgggtggctagggtttcatcCGCGCGCGCGTGCGCGGGGTTTAGGGGAGTGGAGTTCGTGCGGTTTggtgtgatggtggtggtggatctgggAGATCGGGGAAGGAAGACGATGGCGGAGGTGGCTCGGGTCGGGTCGGGTTTGCGTCGGGGATCTGAATGGATATCCGCTTGGGTGGCAGTTGACTGACGTGGATTGTCTCGTAGGGATAACCCGGGGGATTACCTGAGACTGGGCAGTGGGCCACACTTGGATCGGACCAGGTGATTGGCTGACAAAGTGGGAAAGACGTGGTCGTCAGTTCACGTGGCGTCGGTTCTtttctttggaacaacttgagCTCATGTTTGTTGACATACCGCCTTCCATCACCAAATGATTGCGTGTATCTTGTCATGTGTTGTGTTGGATCATATCAACCTTGATACCACCATTGATGATTTTGCATCACAGAATGTTGATTTTGTGGTGTTAACTATCTTCACTTTGTTTTTTAGGTCAGGACAAAGACTTGGAGAGAGGAATAATGTGATGGATACTCGGAGAGAAGAATGTGGGGGACTTGGATAGAAGAAAAATGCCCTTATTTTGATCATTGTTGAAGTGTTTCTGCTTAAGACTTAATTATCTTGTTATTtactatatatatttcttttgTTGATGTTACAAATATTATTTTGGTCGAGAGCTAAACTTCGTCGGTTGCTAAAACTTTAATCGTGCGTATCGACCGTGTATCATGATTACCTTATTTGCTAATGAAATTCTTTGTTGTTGTAGTTGAGTCGGATATTAAGTCAAATGAAATATTTGTGCTATGTATCTATAGTTAGGACCAACCCTGGCTGGCCACGCCCTCGCTGGCTTCATCTACAACACCTACAGCAGGGAAAACCTCAGTCATGGATGAATTCCACTTCGACGGCATCTCCTCCAGCGCGGTCCCGCAGATCGATCCTTTCCTGCCACCCGATGAGTACTCGTCAGTCGATATGTCAATCCTTTTTCCTACCACCAGATGAGTACCTAAACGTCCCACAACTCAAGACCTGCAATGCATGACCTCCTACTCTTCCTCACGTACATGGACCCTTCTTATCC includes these proteins:
- the LOC124677779 gene encoding dolichyl-diphosphooligosaccharide--protein glycosyltransferase subunit STT3B; this encodes MAAAAASAMLDALPAPLLRSLRLKTKQQELLLRVSALALIYVLAFAVRLFSVLRYESMIHEFDPYFNYRTTLYLTEHGYAEFWNWFDSESWYPLGRVVGGTLFPGLMVTAALLHRLLRALSLAVHIREVCVLTAPFFAANTTLVAYAFGREIWDSGAGLVAAALIAVCPGYISRSVAGSYDNEGVAIFALLLTFYLFVRAVNTGSLAWALAAAFGYFYMVSAWGGYVFIINLLPLYVLVLLVTGRYSQRLYVAYNCTYVLGMLLGMQIRFVGFQHVQSGEHMAAMGVFFLLQVFFFLDWVKYMLDDVKLFKSFLRITLTCVISVGTLALGIGTASGYISPWTGRFYSLLDPTYAKDHIPIIASVSEHQPTAWSSFMFDFHILLFLFPAGLYFCFKRLSDATIFIVMYGLTSMYFAGVMVRLILVAAPAVCLISAIAVSATIKNLTTLIRTKSKSPQTTGKVTGSKAAAKGAVDQPLPFQHNAAIALLLGAFYLLSRYAIHCTWVTSEAYSSPSIVLSARGHNGGRVIFDDYREAYYWLRQNTPTDAKIMSWWDYGYQITAMGNRTVIVDNNTWNNTHIATVGRAMSSYEDEAYEIMQSLDVNYVLVVFGGVTGYSSDDINKFLWMVRIGGGVFPVIKEPDYLVNGEYRVDKGASPKMLNCLMYKLCYYRFGELTTEYGKPPGYDRVRGVEIGNKDIKLEYLEEAYTTSNWIVRIYKVKPPKNRS